The genomic stretch ACGGGCTCTACCTTCCCCTCCTCAATCTCAGCTGATCGACGAGCGACAACCGCTCTAAGCTCATCATCAGTCAAAGCTGGAGGATGTTCAATGGAATTGAGTAGATGCTCTACAACTTCAGTTCGTTCTTTGTCCGATAAAGCAAGTGCTTCTTCTACAATTTTTTTTGATTTCTCTGTCATCTCATCACCTATCTATTCTATAAAAGTTGCCGCAAAACATACTGCAAAATGCCGCCATGCTTGTAATAATTCAACTCTTCCGGCGTGTCAATTCGGGTGATGACTCTAAACGATTTTTCCTCGCCATCATCAGATTTTGCGGTGACTGTCAACTCTTTGCCCGGCGATAAATTCTCGGCGATTCCGGTGATTTGATAAGTCTCAAATCCATCAAGGCCAATCGACTCCCGGTTTTCACCCGCTTTGAATTGCAACGGCAGCACGCCCATGCCGATCAAGTTGCTGCGATGAATACGCTCGAAGCTCTCGGCGATCACGGCCTCGACTCCGAGCAGACGGGTGCCTTTAGCGGCCCAGTCGCGTGAAGAACCCATGCCATATTCTTTTCCTGCCAAAACGATCAGCGGAATGTCTTCCTTTATGTACTGCATCGCGGCTTCATAAATTGAAGTCAGGTTTTTGTCCGGCAAGTGCTGGGTCCAGTTGCCTTCTTTTCCCGGGGCCAGCAAGTTGCGCAAACGAATATTGCCAAACGTACCCCGCATCATGACCTCGTGGTTGCCGCGTCGTGAGCCGAAAGAGTTGAAATCCGCCCGCTCAATTCCGTTATTTTTCAGGTACTTTCCTGCCGGGCTGTCTTCGGGAATGGCACCCGCGGGAGAAATATGGTCGGTCGTAACCGAATCTCCAACCATGACCAGAACACGCGCGTTCCCGACGTCTTTGGGCGCAGCCGGTTCTAACGGCATATTTTCAAAAAACGGTGGATTTCTAATATAAGTGGAATTCGGGTCCCATTCATAAAGATCGCCTTCAGGAATCTCAAGCGCCCGCCAGCGCTCGTCGCCGGTAAACACTTCGGCGTATTCTTTTTCAAACATTTCCTTTGTAACCGAATTTTGAACCACTTCCTGAATTTCTTTCAGGCTCGGCCAAATATCTTTCAGGAAAACCGGCCGGTTATTTTTATCCTGTCCGAGGGGTTCGTTATAAAGGTCGATGTCCATACGGCCGGCAAGGGCATACGCAACCACGAGTGGCGGCGAAGCCAAATAATTGGCGCGGGTGTGTGGATTAATCCGGCCTTCGAAGTTTCGGTTACCGCTCAAAACGGAAGCCGCGACCAGGTTGCCTTCTTTAATGCCGTTGACAATATAGTCCGGCAGGGGTCCGCTGTTGCCGATGCAAGTGGTACAGCCGTAACCCACTAAATTGAATTTCAGTTCATCCAGATACGGCATCAGGCCGGCGTCGTTCAAATAGTCGGTCACTACTTTGGAGCCGGGGGCCAAACTGGTTTTTACCCAGGGTTTGGTCTGCAGCCCGCGCTCCACCGCTTTTTTCGCCAGCAGCCCGGCGCCGATCATAACAGATGGATTCGAGGTGTTGGTGCAGCTGGTAATGGCCGCGATTACCACAGAACCGTTGTTCAACTCGACTTGATGACCATTGTCACTAACCTGCACACTATCTTTTGTATCAGCTAATTTCAATGTCTTAAATGCGTCTTCGAAAGCTTTTTTAGATTCCTTCAAACGAATCCGATCCTGCGGCCGTTTCGGCCCGGCAATACTCGGCTCAACTGTTGACAAATCCAATTCGAGAATATCTGTGAAAACCGGGTCCGGAGTTTCATTGGTTCGGAAAAGTCCCTGCTCTTTGGTATAAGCTTCGACCAGGCTGACCAGTTCGTCGCTGCGTCCGGTGTGGTGGAGATATTTTAACGTTTCGGCATCAACCGGGAAGAAGCCAATTGTGGCGCCGTATTCCGGGGCCATGTTGGCAATGGTTGCGCGATCTGCAAGACTCAAACTGCTTAGCCCGGGGCCAAAGTATTCAACAAATTTTCCGACCACGCCTCTTTCTCTGAGCATCTGCACAACAATCAGCACCAAATCCGTTGCGGTTGCGCCTTCGGCCAGCTCGCCGGTAAATTCAAAGCCGACGACTTCGGGAATGAGCATGGAAATTGGCTGACCGAGCATGGCCGCTTCAGCCTCGATGCCGCCAACGCCCCAGCCGACGATTCCTAAACCGTTGATCATGGTGGTGTGAGAATCCGTGCCAACCAGAGTATCCGGATAAGCAAAAGTTTTTCCATCCATTTTTGACTGGAAAACAACCTGCCCCAAATATTCTAAATTCACCTGATGGCAAATTCCGGTCTCCGGGGGCACCACACGAAAATCCTGGAAGGAATTTTGCCCCCAGCGCAGAAAAGCATAGCGCTCGCGGTTGCGCACGTACTCTTTGTCCGTGTTGAATTTCATGGCACCGGCGGAGCCGAACATATCCACTTGAATCGAATGGTCGATCACCAGATCAGCGGGGACTTGCGGGTTAATTTTCTTCGCGTCGCCGCCGAGATTTTTCATGGCCTCACGCATGGCCGCTAAATCAACAACTGCGGGAACGCCGGTGAAATCCTGCATCAAGACACGCGACGGGGTGAAAGCAATCTCGTTGTCCGACTTTTTAGCCGGATCCCAATTGGCGACCGCTTCAATATCCTCTTTTTTGACAAACCCACCGTCTTCTTTGCGCAATAAGTTTTCGAGCAGAATTTTCATTGAAAGAGGC from candidate division KSB1 bacterium encodes the following:
- a CDS encoding addiction module protein; this encodes MTEKSKKIVEEALALSDKERTEVVEHLLNSIEHPPALTDDELRAVVARRSAEIEEGKVEPVSWGDVKKRVNDNQK
- the acnA gene encoding aconitate hydratase AcnA; protein product: MDKKQLNSFSSLSTLNVGANSYEIFRLNALEKAGIGNISRLPLSMKILLENLLRKEDGGFVKKEDIEAVANWDPAKKSDNEIAFTPSRVLMQDFTGVPAVVDLAAMREAMKNLGGDAKKINPQVPADLVIDHSIQVDMFGSAGAMKFNTDKEYVRNRERYAFLRWGQNSFQDFRVVPPETGICHQVNLEYLGQVVFQSKMDGKTFAYPDTLVGTDSHTTMINGLGIVGWGVGGIEAEAAMLGQPISMLIPEVVGFEFTGELAEGATATDLVLIVVQMLRERGVVGKFVEYFGPGLSSLSLADRATIANMAPEYGATIGFFPVDAETLKYLHHTGRSDELVSLVEAYTKEQGLFRTNETPDPVFTDILELDLSTVEPSIAGPKRPQDRIRLKESKKAFEDAFKTLKLADTKDSVQVSDNGHQVELNNGSVVIAAITSCTNTSNPSVMIGAGLLAKKAVERGLQTKPWVKTSLAPGSKVVTDYLNDAGLMPYLDELKFNLVGYGCTTCIGNSGPLPDYIVNGIKEGNLVAASVLSGNRNFEGRINPHTRANYLASPPLVVAYALAGRMDIDLYNEPLGQDKNNRPVFLKDIWPSLKEIQEVVQNSVTKEMFEKEYAEVFTGDERWRALEIPEGDLYEWDPNSTYIRNPPFFENMPLEPAAPKDVGNARVLVMVGDSVTTDHISPAGAIPEDSPAGKYLKNNGIERADFNSFGSRRGNHEVMMRGTFGNIRLRNLLAPGKEGNWTQHLPDKNLTSIYEAAMQYIKEDIPLIVLAGKEYGMGSSRDWAAKGTRLLGVEAVIAESFERIHRSNLIGMGVLPLQFKAGENRESIGLDGFETYQITGIAENLSPGKELTVTAKSDDGEEKSFRVITRIDTPEELNYYKHGGILQYVLRQLL